The following are encoded together in the Magnetospirillum gryphiswaldense MSR-1 v2 genome:
- a CDS encoding AsmA-like C-terminal region-containing protein, with protein sequence MAGLAAIGLAFVLTRDWQAPLQTVLARAERALGLSITIGGKTRLALLPPALTAEQVRLHKDGNDIATIGRLSLRLAPASLFTGALDVRGLMAEHLRLGNLDLDRIEAHLDGRKLDGFTKIGGHNLTFSAALDGKDGHAASLRLSAPALGAALHFDGNLERDAEGPVLSGRLSLNSGELAAWAPHLDLPAGATLKAEADVEAGAGQLALVNLTMTSLGSRAAGSLQILAGSPVLAEADLEVDSLDLDAWRPIKSNALTNLLPAALTPPEAAAKPPAPPLPPPANVAAAPIPVLPDLLANVTLTLHSLRWHGQTLREMHIRAGLDQGQVVLRHAQADLGGDWRINADGVLAGQDFKGRLRVNGPSLSGRADVAALWPRLDLTDINLNHDGTFVRGKLSAQWADAVAAQWNGQIGSWNDTAATLRLIPVKAGFDAPDLSVRIGTLAVHGQMHGDFSDPRPRIDAVLRSGDIDLKALPTSPLATPPVRAPKLLGRQKIPAGPAQPKPVAAPAKGAAPFSTAPLDWSALERVDGTWKVQAQSLSGDFGRLEQPVLTAQLNNGTARIESFSAGYLGGTVNASGAASGGPVPTLRLDTKLSGLDMARLKPALAGLSVESGKISGTLRLHSFGKSSRDMAANAQGEGQIEGGPGSIGGIDLAAIDSQLARLENIGNVLSLAQAGLGGGTTAYSRLSGRLIVKDGVVRSPDLLLAATGGSLGADGSIDLAQWSTESTVSLTLASLPATPIVLRLSGPLGNPRKVVDVNALQRALVQSGLGRALGKATGGDGQKGSGKILNNLFRAFGGKN encoded by the coding sequence TTGGCGGGTTTGGCGGCCATCGGCTTGGCCTTTGTGCTGACGCGCGACTGGCAGGCGCCCTTGCAAACCGTCCTGGCCCGGGCCGAACGGGCCTTGGGTCTATCCATCACCATCGGCGGCAAGACCAGGCTGGCGCTGTTGCCGCCGGCCCTGACCGCCGAGCAGGTACGCCTGCACAAGGACGGCAACGACATCGCCACCATCGGTCGGCTGTCGCTGCGGCTGGCCCCGGCCAGCCTGTTCACCGGCGCCCTCGACGTGCGCGGGTTGATGGCCGAGCATCTGCGCCTGGGCAACCTGGACCTGGACCGCATCGAAGCCCATCTGGATGGCCGCAAACTGGACGGCTTCACCAAGATCGGCGGCCACAATCTGACCTTCAGCGCTGCCCTCGACGGCAAGGACGGTCACGCCGCCAGCCTGCGTCTATCCGCCCCGGCCCTGGGGGCGGCACTGCATTTCGACGGCAACCTCGAGCGCGATGCCGAAGGACCGGTGCTGTCGGGTCGGCTGAGTTTGAACAGCGGCGAGTTGGCGGCTTGGGCGCCGCATCTCGATCTGCCGGCGGGGGCGACACTGAAGGCCGAGGCCGATGTGGAAGCCGGCGCCGGTCAATTGGCCCTGGTCAACCTGACCATGACCAGCCTGGGCAGCCGCGCCGCCGGATCGCTGCAGATCCTGGCAGGCAGCCCGGTGCTGGCCGAAGCCGACCTCGAGGTGGACAGCCTTGACCTGGACGCCTGGCGCCCGATCAAGAGCAATGCCCTGACCAATCTGCTGCCCGCCGCCCTGACCCCGCCGGAAGCCGCCGCCAAACCGCCGGCCCCGCCCTTGCCGCCGCCGGCCAATGTGGCCGCCGCCCCGATTCCGGTCCTGCCCGATCTGCTGGCCAATGTGACGCTGACCCTGCACAGCCTGCGCTGGCATGGCCAAACCCTGCGTGAGATGCACATCCGCGCCGGCCTGGATCAGGGCCAAGTGGTGCTGCGCCATGCCCAGGCCGATCTGGGCGGTGATTGGCGGATCAATGCCGATGGCGTGCTGGCCGGCCAGGATTTCAAGGGCAGGCTGCGCGTCAACGGCCCCAGCCTGTCGGGCCGTGCCGATGTGGCGGCGTTGTGGCCGCGCCTGGATTTGACCGATATCAACCTCAACCACGACGGCACCTTCGTTCGCGGCAAACTGTCGGCACAGTGGGCTGATGCGGTGGCGGCGCAATGGAACGGCCAGATCGGCAGTTGGAACGACACTGCCGCCACCCTCCGCCTGATTCCGGTCAAGGCCGGCTTCGACGCGCCGGACCTGTCCGTGCGCATCGGCACGCTGGCGGTGCACGGCCAGATGCACGGCGATTTTTCCGACCCCCGCCCGCGCATCGACGCCGTCTTGCGTAGCGGCGACATCGATTTGAAGGCGCTGCCCACCTCGCCCCTGGCCACACCGCCGGTCCGCGCCCCCAAATTGCTCGGCCGTCAGAAGATTCCCGCCGGCCCGGCCCAACCCAAGCCGGTGGCCGCCCCGGCCAAGGGCGCCGCGCCGTTTTCCACCGCGCCGCTGGACTGGTCGGCTCTCGAGCGGGTGGACGGCACCTGGAAGGTCCAGGCGCAATCGCTGTCCGGGGATTTCGGTCGCCTGGAACAGCCGGTACTGACCGCGCAGTTGAACAACGGCACCGCCCGGATCGAAAGCTTCAGCGCCGGCTACCTGGGCGGCACCGTCAATGCCAGCGGCGCCGCCAGCGGCGGCCCGGTTCCCACCTTGCGCCTGGACACCAAACTGAGCGGCCTGGACATGGCGCGGCTGAAGCCGGCCCTGGCCGGCCTGTCGGTGGAGAGCGGCAAGATCAGCGGCACGCTTCGCCTGCACAGTTTCGGCAAAAGCAGCCGCGACATGGCCGCCAACGCGCAAGGCGAAGGCCAGATCGAGGGCGGTCCCGGCAGCATCGGCGGCATCGATCTGGCCGCCATCGACAGCCAATTGGCACGCCTGGAAAATATCGGCAACGTGCTGTCCCTGGCCCAAGCCGGTCTGGGCGGCGGCACCACCGCCTATTCCCGCCTGTCCGGTCGACTGATCGTCAAGGATGGCGTGGTCCGCAGCCCCGACCTGCTGCTGGCGGCGACCGGCGGCAGCCTGGGGGCCGACGGCAGCATCGATCTGGCGCAATGGAGCACGGAAAGCACGGTCTCGCTGACCTTGGCCTCGTTGCCGGCAACCCCCATCGTGCTGCGGCTGTCCGGCCCGCTGGGCAATCCGCGCAAGGTGGTGGACGTCAATGCCCTGCAACGGGCCTTGGTGCAAAGCGGCCTGGGCCGCGCCCTGGGCAAGGCGACCGGGGGCGATGGTCAAAAAGGCAGCGGCAAGATCCTGAACAATCTGTTCCGCGCCTTCGGCGGCAAAAACTGA